Proteins from a single region of Gossypium arboreum isolate Shixiya-1 chromosome 1, ASM2569848v2, whole genome shotgun sequence:
- the LOC108472797 gene encoding uncharacterized protein LOC108472797 isoform X2, whose amino-acid sequence MGELNSMAYTSSSLHSPSLGWDLQNLGVLNADMSLVMDGSGTAPFFPHLDSDFSSGYLEDALLEFTEPSKRRRLLLYNDHNQFNGLNDLAMGYWNYSCNWGLSENFSCMSQLTSINGVSDEPMSTSVSSEEANIVTEIKTPEEAIPRSFEEAFDSSSSSYKISTAKSKSFFNKDTQISSGSEDKKKKRVITRVVYPFALVKPGGIEGDMTLNDINERILMPPTRPVRHPVGDFACRPCVSADGPGLSGKAVVALTKIHTQGRGTITIIRTKG is encoded by the exons ATGGGTGAGCTTAACTCTATGGCTTACACTAGTAGCAGCCTCCATAGCCCTTCCCTAGGTTGGGATCTTCAAAACCTTGGAGTTCTCAACGCAGACATGTCTTTAG TCATGGATGGAAGTGGAACTGCCCCATTCTTTCCACATCTAGACTCTGATTTCTCTTCTGGGTATCTGGAAGATGCATTGCTTGAATTCACTGAACCATCCAAACGAAGACGCCTCTTGTTGTACAATGATCATAATCAATTCAATGGTTTAAATGATCTCGCCAtg GGCTATTGGAATTATAGCTGCAACTGGGGCCTATCTGAGAATTTCAGCTGCATGAGCCAGTTAACAAGCATTAATGGCGTTTCAG ATGAACCAATGAGTACATCGGTGAGCAGTGAGGAAGCAAACATTGTCACGGAGATAAAAACACCAGAAGAGGCAATACCACGCAGCTTTGAAGAAGCTTTtgattcatcatcttcttcttacAAAATATCAACAGCCAAGAGCAAGTCATTTTTCAACAAAGACACCCAAATTTCTTCTG GAAGTGAggataagaagaagaaaagggtGATAACAAGGGTTGTTTATCCATTTGCATTGGTTAAGCCCGGAGGGATAGAAGGGGATATGACACTAAACGACATTAACGAAAGGATTCTAATGCCACCGACAAGGCCGGTAAGGCACCCAGTGGGGGATTTCGCTTGTAGGCCATGCGTATCTGCGGATGGTCCTGGGCTTTCTGGAAAAGCTGTGGTGGCCCTCACCAAAATACACACTCAAGGAAGAGGCACCATCACTATTATCCGAACCAAAGGTTAA
- the LOC108473273 gene encoding non-specific lipid-transfer protein 4-like → MALSLKPYCLVVLFLFWISLNALVSDVGAAGECGRTPIRSTAASLSPCLGAARNARAKVPPACCAKVGALLRTSPRCLCAILLSPLAKQAGIMPGIAIAIPKKCNIRNRQAGKKCGRYTVP, encoded by the exons ATGGCTTTGAGCTTGAAACCTTATTGTCTggttgttttgtttttgttttggatAAGTTTGAATGCATTGGTCAGTGATGTAGGTGCAGCAGGAGAGTGTGGGAGGACCCCAATCAGGTCGACTGCAGCAAGCTTAAGCCCATGCCTGGGAGCGGCTCGGAATGCAAGGGCTAAAGTTCCTCCAGCTTGCTGCGCCAAGGTGGGTGCCTTACTCAGGACTTCTCCAAGGTGCCTTTGTGCTATTTTGTTATCACCATTGGCAAAGCAAGCCGGGATCATGCCTGGGATTGCTATTGCCATTCCCAAAAAATGCAATATTAGGAACAGGCAAGCTGGCAAAAAATGTGGAA GGTACACCGTCCCATAA
- the LOC108472797 gene encoding uncharacterized protein LOC108472797 isoform X1: protein MGELNSMAYTSSSLHSPSLGWDLQNLGVLNADMSLVMDGSGTAPFFPHLDSDFSSGYLEDALLEFTEPSKRRRLLLYNDHNQFNGLNDLAMQGYWNYSCNWGLSENFSCMSQLTSINGVSDEPMSTSVSSEEANIVTEIKTPEEAIPRSFEEAFDSSSSSYKISTAKSKSFFNKDTQISSGSEDKKKKRVITRVVYPFALVKPGGIEGDMTLNDINERILMPPTRPVRHPVGDFACRPCVSADGPGLSGKAVVALTKIHTQGRGTITIIRTKG, encoded by the exons ATGGGTGAGCTTAACTCTATGGCTTACACTAGTAGCAGCCTCCATAGCCCTTCCCTAGGTTGGGATCTTCAAAACCTTGGAGTTCTCAACGCAGACATGTCTTTAG TCATGGATGGAAGTGGAACTGCCCCATTCTTTCCACATCTAGACTCTGATTTCTCTTCTGGGTATCTGGAAGATGCATTGCTTGAATTCACTGAACCATCCAAACGAAGACGCCTCTTGTTGTACAATGATCATAATCAATTCAATGGTTTAAATGATCTCGCCAtg CAGGGCTATTGGAATTATAGCTGCAACTGGGGCCTATCTGAGAATTTCAGCTGCATGAGCCAGTTAACAAGCATTAATGGCGTTTCAG ATGAACCAATGAGTACATCGGTGAGCAGTGAGGAAGCAAACATTGTCACGGAGATAAAAACACCAGAAGAGGCAATACCACGCAGCTTTGAAGAAGCTTTtgattcatcatcttcttcttacAAAATATCAACAGCCAAGAGCAAGTCATTTTTCAACAAAGACACCCAAATTTCTTCTG GAAGTGAggataagaagaagaaaagggtGATAACAAGGGTTGTTTATCCATTTGCATTGGTTAAGCCCGGAGGGATAGAAGGGGATATGACACTAAACGACATTAACGAAAGGATTCTAATGCCACCGACAAGGCCGGTAAGGCACCCAGTGGGGGATTTCGCTTGTAGGCCATGCGTATCTGCGGATGGTCCTGGGCTTTCTGGAAAAGCTGTGGTGGCCCTCACCAAAATACACACTCAAGGAAGAGGCACCATCACTATTATCCGAACCAAAGGTTAA